One Aphidius gifuensis isolate YNYX2018 linkage group LG3, ASM1490517v1, whole genome shotgun sequence DNA window includes the following coding sequences:
- the LOC122851680 gene encoding cytosolic carboxypeptidase 1-like isoform X4, with protein sequence MKSTRDSDKENYIKHQLNSNFLNTEIAMSTTNKNMDDPINEVLLEKLKSCLPKIQDNSELIRSILAKLHARVTSSDKKIRERVLDILWLKDSGAIELFIMILETCRDNASNCSIAGILHECISPRLLKIGTKGTKKKNSKKSSSRLTIQQIINTGGTQILLKLLLNSQHTDTITSEILVQELLWILGQIAQKDQKFSIKIKYLNGIKVFHTLLKQHYTDSRMILPLLLIFRSLAKNSYTVQTLSKDGIASILEKTFVTIGYTPHLKLKILLECFKNFTSNRLCCAKFVKVGMVHSLTRIFERWDKYDNSIRLKIANYSLCTLHHLCSIKSGRRAVKANNGLQLLYRFCVNCPEEKSYDYLISKVCGIINLCLEKKELPVLELSPAKFIIPNGNNINKRENSIDSCSDADSQANSINCDSDSGEDDDDDDEEDEEDEDDEDDDDLNSSDDNKKLQLTSDVEERQLLAGVSRTTDDLLMYNIFFKELYDINIHKKINDEKSISLNNGIKLKIFDNIYDNCDDKTAYCNIASNVNSVLPFVKVAYPDLAGCDCRGLSEPLNNKDRKVCRAKLMLNIDRSLRPCSITQDVIYDLDALTTATTTTSESKLLKNIDESRIGCRFVDTKCLQFESRFESGNLRKVIQINNREYDLILTPDVNSASRHQWFYFEVSNMDSNIPYTFNIINCEKPNSQFNFGMKPIIFSVIESQLGKIGWTRTGTDICYYRNCYRKKNKGKNYLTTSFTITFPHSHDICYLAYHFPYTYSQLIRHIWKWSKTTTKSNDIYFKYDNLCNTLNKNECPILTITSINSKTNPINQRKLIFLTSRVHPGESNASWVMQGTLETLLGDTIYAKSLRDDYVFKIVPMLNIEGVINGCNRYGLTNEDLNRRWSNPNRLIHPVIFNTKGLIEYCTSVLNNPPFIFVDYHGHSRRKNVFLFGCSKSASWSSVDRAKNDQPVQYLMLPRLMQKTSAAFSFPLCSFKVENRSRESTARVAIWRLGVARSYTMESSFCGCDQGSLAGLHFDTIHLKNVGRDLMLAIGLMKESNDQWTYDKSTVKSCCPMNCIMRKCKLPKCLQDKHAGQHIIEFL encoded by the exons aTGAAAAGTACACGTGACagtgataaagaaaattacatTAAGCATCAACTAAAtagcaattttttaaataccgaaat TGCAATGTCAAcgacaaataaaaacatggaTGATCCAATTAACGAGGTACTACTTGAAAAGCTCAAATCATGTCTACCAAAAATTCAAGATAACAGCGAATTGATAAGAAGCATACTGGCGAAACTTCATGCTCGCGTCACATCATctg acaaaaaaataagagaacGAGTGTTGGATATATTGTGGCTAAAAGATTCCGGGGCTATTGAACTTTTCATCATGATACTagaa aCATGTAGAGATAACGCATCAAATTGTAGTATAGCTGGAATTCTTCATGAATGTATATCACcacgtttattaaaaattggaaCAAAAGGAACAAAGAAAAAGAAttctaaaaaatcatcaagtcgTTTAAcaatacaacaaataattaataccgGTGGtacacaaatattattaaaattactattaaattCCCAGCATACTGATACAATAACATCAGAAATTCTCGTTCAAGAATTACTATGGATACTCGGTCAAATTGCCCAAAAagatcaaaaattttcaattaaaattaaatacctaAATGGCATTAAAGTATTTCATACATTATTGAAACAACATTATACTGATTCAAGAATGATATTACCattacttttaatatttagaaGTCTTGCTAAAAATTCATACACTGTTCAAACCCTCTCCAAAGATGGAATTGCTtctattttagaaaaaacatttgttaCAATTGGCTATACACCTCATCTTAAACTAAAAATACTTCttgaatgttttaaaaattttacatcaaatc gTTTATGCTGTGCAAAATTTGTCAAAGTTGGAATGGTACATTCGTTAACTCGTATATTTGAAAGATGGGATAAATATGACAATTcaataagattaaaaatagCAAATTATTCACTTTGTACTCTTCATCATTTGTGTTCAATAa aatcagGAAGACGTGCTGTCAAGGCTAACAATGGactacaattattatatagattttgTGTTAATTGTCCAGAAGAAAAATCATATGATTATCTTATATCAAAAGTATgtggtattataaatttatgtttagaaaaaaaagaattaccaGTACTTGAATTGTCACCagctaaatttattataccaaatggaaataatataaataaaagagaaaatagtATTGATAGTTGTAGTGATGCTGATAGTCAAGCAAACAGTATTAATTGTGATTCAGATTCAGgtgaggatgatgatgatgatgatgaagaagatgaggaagatgaagatgatgaagatgatgatgatctaaATTCatcagatgataataaaaagctaCAATTAACATCTGATGTTGAGGAGAGACAGCTTTTAGCTGGTGTTAGCAGAACAactgatgatttattaatgtataatatattttttaaagaactttatgatataaatatacataaaaaaataaatgatgaaaaaagtaTCAGTTTAAATAatggaataaaattaaaaatttttgataatatttatgataattgtgATGATAAAACAGCATACTGTAACATTGCAAGTAATGTTAATAGTGTTCTTCCATTTGTTAAAGTAGCATATCCAGATTTAGCTGGTTGTGATTGTCGAGGTTTATCAGAACCTTTAAATAACAAAGATAGAAAAGTATGTCGTGCTAAATTAATGTTGAATATTGATAGATCTTTAAGACCTTGTTCAATAACACAAGATGTAATATATGATCTTGATGCattaacaacagcaacaacaacaacaagtgaatcaaaattattaaaaaatattgatgaaagtaGAATTGGTTGTCGTTTTGTTGATACAAAATGTTTACAATTTGAATCACGTTTTGAAAGTGGTAATTTACGTAAagttatacaaattaataatcgtgaatatgatttaatattaacacCAGATGTTAATAGTGCATCACGACATCAATGGTTTTATTTTGAAGTATCAAATATGGATTCAAATATTCCttatacatttaatataattaattgtgaaaaaccaaattcacaatttaattttggtaTGAAACCAATAATATTTAGTGTTATTGAATCACAATTAGGTAAAATTGGATGGACAAGAACTGGTACTGATATTTGTTACTATAGAAAttgttatagaaaaaaaaataaaggaaaaaattatttaacaacatcATTTACTATTACATTTCCACATTCACATGATATTTGTTATCTTGCATATCATTTTCCTTATACTTATAGTCAATTAATAAGACACATATGGAAATGGtccaaaacaacaacaaaaagcaatgatatttattttaaatatgataatttatgtaatacacttaataaaaatgagtgtccaattttaacaataacttCAATTAATTCCAAAACAAATCCAATCAAT caAAGAAAGCTGATATTTTTAACATCCAGGGTACATCCTGGTGAAAGTAATGCATCTTGGGTGATGCAAGGAACTCTTGAAACTCTTCTTGGTGATACAATTTATGCCAAAAGTTTACGTGAtgattatgtatttaaaattgttccAATGCTCAACATTGAAGGTGTCATCAATGGTtg TAACCGGTATGGACTTACAAACGAGGATCTTAATCGTCGTTGGAGTAATCCCAATCGTTTAATTCATCCAGTAATATTCAACACAAAAGGACTCATTGAATATTGTACAAGTGTATTAAATAATCCACcatttatatttgttgattatcATGGAcattcaagaagaaaaaatgtatttttatttggttgtTCAAAATCAGCATCATGGAGTTCAGTTGATAGAGCTAAAAATGATCAACCAGTTCAATATCTA ATGCTGCCGAGACTCATGCAGAAAACATCGGCTGCTTTTTCATTCCCACTGTGTTCCTTCAAGGTCGAAAATCGCAGCCGTGAGTCTACGGCCAGGGTCGCCATATGGCGCCTTGGTGTTGCGAG AAGTTATACAATGGAAAGCAGCTTCTGTGGTTGCGATCAGGGATCATTAGCTGGTTTGCATTTTGATACAATACATCTTAAAAATGTTGGAAGAGATTTGATGCTGGCAATTGGATTGATGAAAGAGTCCAATGATCAATGGACATACGACAA ATCGACTGTTAAATCATGCTGTCCAATGAACTGCATCATGAGGAAATGTAAACTACCTAAATGCCTTCAGGATAAACATGCTGGGCAACATATCATAG aattcctgtaa
- the LOC122851680 gene encoding cytosolic carboxypeptidase 1-like isoform X3, whose translation MKSTRDSDKENYIKHQLNSNFLNTEIAMSTTNKNMDDPINEVLLEKLKSCLPKIQDNSELIRSILAKLHARVTSSDKKIRERVLDILWLKDSGAIELFIMILETCRDNASNCSIAGILHECISPRLLKIGTKGTKKKNSKKSSSRLTIQQIINTGGTQILLKLLLNSQHTDTITSEILVQELLWILGQIAQKDQKFSIKIKYLNGIKVFHTLLKQHYTDSRMILPLLLIFRSLAKNSYTVQTLSKDGIASILEKTFVTIGYTPHLKLKILLECFKNFTSNRLCCAKFVKVGMVHSLTRIFERWDKYDNSIRLKIANYSLCTLHHLCSIKSGRRAVKANNGLQLLYRFCVNCPEEKSYDYLISKVCGIINLCLEKKELPVLELSPAKFIIPNGNNINKRENSIDSCSDADSQANSINCDSDSGEDDDDDDEEDEEDEDDEDDDDLNSSDDNKKLQLTSDVEERQLLAGVSRTTDDLLMYNIFFKELYDINIHKKINDEKSISLNNGIKLKIFDNIYDNCDDKTAYCNIASNVNSVLPFVKVAYPDLAGCDCRGLSEPLNNKDRKVCRAKLMLNIDRSLRPCSITQDVIYDLDALTTATTTTSESKLLKNIDESRIGCRFVDTKCLQFESRFESGNLRKVIQINNREYDLILTPDVNSASRHQWFYFEVSNMDSNIPYTFNIINCEKPNSQFNFGMKPIIFSVIESQLGKIGWTRTGTDICYYRNCYRKKNKGKNYLTTSFTITFPHSHDICYLAYHFPYTYSQLIRHIWKWSKTTTKSNDIYFKYDNLCNTLNKNECPILTITSINSKTNPINQRKLIFLTSRVHPGESNASWVMQGTLETLLGDTIYAKSLRDDYVFKIVPMLNIEGVINGCNRYGLTNEDLNRRWSNPNRLIHPVIFNTKGLIEYCTSVLNNPPFIFVDYHGHSRRKNVFLFGCSKSASWSSVDRAKNDQPVQYLMLPRLMQKTSAAFSFPLCSFKVENRSRESTARVAIWRLGVARSYTMESSFCGCDQGSLAGLHFDTIHLKNVGRDLMLAIGLMKESNDQWTYDKSTVKSCCPMNCIMRKCKLPKCLQDKHAGQHIIGENTHD comes from the exons aTGAAAAGTACACGTGACagtgataaagaaaattacatTAAGCATCAACTAAAtagcaattttttaaataccgaaat TGCAATGTCAAcgacaaataaaaacatggaTGATCCAATTAACGAGGTACTACTTGAAAAGCTCAAATCATGTCTACCAAAAATTCAAGATAACAGCGAATTGATAAGAAGCATACTGGCGAAACTTCATGCTCGCGTCACATCATctg acaaaaaaataagagaacGAGTGTTGGATATATTGTGGCTAAAAGATTCCGGGGCTATTGAACTTTTCATCATGATACTagaa aCATGTAGAGATAACGCATCAAATTGTAGTATAGCTGGAATTCTTCATGAATGTATATCACcacgtttattaaaaattggaaCAAAAGGAACAAAGAAAAAGAAttctaaaaaatcatcaagtcgTTTAAcaatacaacaaataattaataccgGTGGtacacaaatattattaaaattactattaaattCCCAGCATACTGATACAATAACATCAGAAATTCTCGTTCAAGAATTACTATGGATACTCGGTCAAATTGCCCAAAAagatcaaaaattttcaattaaaattaaatacctaAATGGCATTAAAGTATTTCATACATTATTGAAACAACATTATACTGATTCAAGAATGATATTACCattacttttaatatttagaaGTCTTGCTAAAAATTCATACACTGTTCAAACCCTCTCCAAAGATGGAATTGCTtctattttagaaaaaacatttgttaCAATTGGCTATACACCTCATCTTAAACTAAAAATACTTCttgaatgttttaaaaattttacatcaaatc gTTTATGCTGTGCAAAATTTGTCAAAGTTGGAATGGTACATTCGTTAACTCGTATATTTGAAAGATGGGATAAATATGACAATTcaataagattaaaaatagCAAATTATTCACTTTGTACTCTTCATCATTTGTGTTCAATAa aatcagGAAGACGTGCTGTCAAGGCTAACAATGGactacaattattatatagattttgTGTTAATTGTCCAGAAGAAAAATCATATGATTATCTTATATCAAAAGTATgtggtattataaatttatgtttagaaaaaaaagaattaccaGTACTTGAATTGTCACCagctaaatttattataccaaatggaaataatataaataaaagagaaaatagtATTGATAGTTGTAGTGATGCTGATAGTCAAGCAAACAGTATTAATTGTGATTCAGATTCAGgtgaggatgatgatgatgatgatgaagaagatgaggaagatgaagatgatgaagatgatgatgatctaaATTCatcagatgataataaaaagctaCAATTAACATCTGATGTTGAGGAGAGACAGCTTTTAGCTGGTGTTAGCAGAACAactgatgatttattaatgtataatatattttttaaagaactttatgatataaatatacataaaaaaataaatgatgaaaaaagtaTCAGTTTAAATAatggaataaaattaaaaatttttgataatatttatgataattgtgATGATAAAACAGCATACTGTAACATTGCAAGTAATGTTAATAGTGTTCTTCCATTTGTTAAAGTAGCATATCCAGATTTAGCTGGTTGTGATTGTCGAGGTTTATCAGAACCTTTAAATAACAAAGATAGAAAAGTATGTCGTGCTAAATTAATGTTGAATATTGATAGATCTTTAAGACCTTGTTCAATAACACAAGATGTAATATATGATCTTGATGCattaacaacagcaacaacaacaacaagtgaatcaaaattattaaaaaatattgatgaaagtaGAATTGGTTGTCGTTTTGTTGATACAAAATGTTTACAATTTGAATCACGTTTTGAAAGTGGTAATTTACGTAAagttatacaaattaataatcgtgaatatgatttaatattaacacCAGATGTTAATAGTGCATCACGACATCAATGGTTTTATTTTGAAGTATCAAATATGGATTCAAATATTCCttatacatttaatataattaattgtgaaaaaccaaattcacaatttaattttggtaTGAAACCAATAATATTTAGTGTTATTGAATCACAATTAGGTAAAATTGGATGGACAAGAACTGGTACTGATATTTGTTACTATAGAAAttgttatagaaaaaaaaataaaggaaaaaattatttaacaacatcATTTACTATTACATTTCCACATTCACATGATATTTGTTATCTTGCATATCATTTTCCTTATACTTATAGTCAATTAATAAGACACATATGGAAATGGtccaaaacaacaacaaaaagcaatgatatttattttaaatatgataatttatgtaatacacttaataaaaatgagtgtccaattttaacaataacttCAATTAATTCCAAAACAAATCCAATCAAT caAAGAAAGCTGATATTTTTAACATCCAGGGTACATCCTGGTGAAAGTAATGCATCTTGGGTGATGCAAGGAACTCTTGAAACTCTTCTTGGTGATACAATTTATGCCAAAAGTTTACGTGAtgattatgtatttaaaattgttccAATGCTCAACATTGAAGGTGTCATCAATGGTtg TAACCGGTATGGACTTACAAACGAGGATCTTAATCGTCGTTGGAGTAATCCCAATCGTTTAATTCATCCAGTAATATTCAACACAAAAGGACTCATTGAATATTGTACAAGTGTATTAAATAATCCACcatttatatttgttgattatcATGGAcattcaagaagaaaaaatgtatttttatttggttgtTCAAAATCAGCATCATGGAGTTCAGTTGATAGAGCTAAAAATGATCAACCAGTTCAATATCTA ATGCTGCCGAGACTCATGCAGAAAACATCGGCTGCTTTTTCATTCCCACTGTGTTCCTTCAAGGTCGAAAATCGCAGCCGTGAGTCTACGGCCAGGGTCGCCATATGGCGCCTTGGTGTTGCGAG AAGTTATACAATGGAAAGCAGCTTCTGTGGTTGCGATCAGGGATCATTAGCTGGTTTGCATTTTGATACAATACATCTTAAAAATGTTGGAAGAGATTTGATGCTGGCAATTGGATTGATGAAAGAGTCCAATGATCAATGGACATACGACAA ATCGACTGTTAAATCATGCTGTCCAATGAACTGCATCATGAGGAAATGTAAACTACCTAAATGCCTTCAGGATAAACATGCTGGGCAACATATCATAGGCGAGAATACTCATGATTAa
- the LOC122851680 gene encoding cytosolic carboxypeptidase 1-like isoform X5 — MKSTRDSDKENYIKHQLNSNFLNTEIAMSTTNKNMDDPINEVLLEKLKSCLPKIQDNSELIRSILAKLHARVTSSDKKIRERVLDILWLKDSGAIELFIMILETCRDNASNCSIAGILHECISPRLLKIGTKGTKKKNSKKSSSRLTIQQIINTGGTQILLKLLLNSQHTDTITSEILVQELLWILGQIAQKDQKFSIKIKYLNGIKVFHTLLKQHYTDSRMILPLLLIFRSLAKNSYTVQTLSKDGIASILEKTFVTIGYTPHLKLKILLECFKNFTSNRLCCAKFVKVGMVHSLTRIFERWDKYDNSIRLKIANYSLCTLHHLCSIKSGRRAVKANNGLQLLYRFCVNCPEEKSYDYLISKVCGIINLCLEKKELPVLELSPAKFIIPNGNNINKRENSIDSCSDADSQANSINCDSDSGEDDDDDDEEDEEDEDDEDDDDLNSSDDNKKLQLTSDVEERQLLAGVSRTTDDLLMYNIFFKELYDINIHKKINDEKSISLNNGIKLKIFDNIYDNCDDKTAYCNIASNVNSVLPFVKVAYPDLAGCDCRGLSEPLNNKDRKVCRAKLMLNIDRSLRPCSITQDVIYDLDALTTATTTTSESKLLKNIDESRIGCRFVDTKCLQFESRFESGNLRKVIQINNREYDLILTPDVNSASRHQWFYFEVSNMDSNIPYTFNIINCEKPNSQFNFGMKPIIFSVIESQLGKIGWTRTGTDICYYRNCYRKKNKGKNYLTTSFTITFPHSHDICYLAYHFPYTYSQLIRHIWKWSKTTTKSNDIYFKYDNLCNTLNKNECPILTITSINSKTNPINQRKLIFLTSRVHPGESNASWVMQGTLETLLGDTIYAKSLRDDYVFKIVPMLNIEGVINGCNRYGLTNEDLNRRWSNPNRLIHPVIFNTKGLIEYCTSVLNNPPFIFVDYHGHSRRKNVFLFGCSKSASWSSVDRAKNDQPVQYLMLPRLMQKTSAAFSFPLCSFKVENRSRESTARVAIWRLGVARSYTMESSFCGCDQGSLAGLHFDTIHLKNVGRDLMLAIGLMKESNDQWTYDKIPVNEKIEKEENCLNEDLSSNCDSDDSSCSD, encoded by the exons aTGAAAAGTACACGTGACagtgataaagaaaattacatTAAGCATCAACTAAAtagcaattttttaaataccgaaat TGCAATGTCAAcgacaaataaaaacatggaTGATCCAATTAACGAGGTACTACTTGAAAAGCTCAAATCATGTCTACCAAAAATTCAAGATAACAGCGAATTGATAAGAAGCATACTGGCGAAACTTCATGCTCGCGTCACATCATctg acaaaaaaataagagaacGAGTGTTGGATATATTGTGGCTAAAAGATTCCGGGGCTATTGAACTTTTCATCATGATACTagaa aCATGTAGAGATAACGCATCAAATTGTAGTATAGCTGGAATTCTTCATGAATGTATATCACcacgtttattaaaaattggaaCAAAAGGAACAAAGAAAAAGAAttctaaaaaatcatcaagtcgTTTAAcaatacaacaaataattaataccgGTGGtacacaaatattattaaaattactattaaattCCCAGCATACTGATACAATAACATCAGAAATTCTCGTTCAAGAATTACTATGGATACTCGGTCAAATTGCCCAAAAagatcaaaaattttcaattaaaattaaatacctaAATGGCATTAAAGTATTTCATACATTATTGAAACAACATTATACTGATTCAAGAATGATATTACCattacttttaatatttagaaGTCTTGCTAAAAATTCATACACTGTTCAAACCCTCTCCAAAGATGGAATTGCTtctattttagaaaaaacatttgttaCAATTGGCTATACACCTCATCTTAAACTAAAAATACTTCttgaatgttttaaaaattttacatcaaatc gTTTATGCTGTGCAAAATTTGTCAAAGTTGGAATGGTACATTCGTTAACTCGTATATTTGAAAGATGGGATAAATATGACAATTcaataagattaaaaatagCAAATTATTCACTTTGTACTCTTCATCATTTGTGTTCAATAa aatcagGAAGACGTGCTGTCAAGGCTAACAATGGactacaattattatatagattttgTGTTAATTGTCCAGAAGAAAAATCATATGATTATCTTATATCAAAAGTATgtggtattataaatttatgtttagaaaaaaaagaattaccaGTACTTGAATTGTCACCagctaaatttattataccaaatggaaataatataaataaaagagaaaatagtATTGATAGTTGTAGTGATGCTGATAGTCAAGCAAACAGTATTAATTGTGATTCAGATTCAGgtgaggatgatgatgatgatgatgaagaagatgaggaagatgaagatgatgaagatgatgatgatctaaATTCatcagatgataataaaaagctaCAATTAACATCTGATGTTGAGGAGAGACAGCTTTTAGCTGGTGTTAGCAGAACAactgatgatttattaatgtataatatattttttaaagaactttatgatataaatatacataaaaaaataaatgatgaaaaaagtaTCAGTTTAAATAatggaataaaattaaaaatttttgataatatttatgataattgtgATGATAAAACAGCATACTGTAACATTGCAAGTAATGTTAATAGTGTTCTTCCATTTGTTAAAGTAGCATATCCAGATTTAGCTGGTTGTGATTGTCGAGGTTTATCAGAACCTTTAAATAACAAAGATAGAAAAGTATGTCGTGCTAAATTAATGTTGAATATTGATAGATCTTTAAGACCTTGTTCAATAACACAAGATGTAATATATGATCTTGATGCattaacaacagcaacaacaacaacaagtgaatcaaaattattaaaaaatattgatgaaagtaGAATTGGTTGTCGTTTTGTTGATACAAAATGTTTACAATTTGAATCACGTTTTGAAAGTGGTAATTTACGTAAagttatacaaattaataatcgtgaatatgatttaatattaacacCAGATGTTAATAGTGCATCACGACATCAATGGTTTTATTTTGAAGTATCAAATATGGATTCAAATATTCCttatacatttaatataattaattgtgaaaaaccaaattcacaatttaattttggtaTGAAACCAATAATATTTAGTGTTATTGAATCACAATTAGGTAAAATTGGATGGACAAGAACTGGTACTGATATTTGTTACTATAGAAAttgttatagaaaaaaaaataaaggaaaaaattatttaacaacatcATTTACTATTACATTTCCACATTCACATGATATTTGTTATCTTGCATATCATTTTCCTTATACTTATAGTCAATTAATAAGACACATATGGAAATGGtccaaaacaacaacaaaaagcaatgatatttattttaaatatgataatttatgtaatacacttaataaaaatgagtgtccaattttaacaataacttCAATTAATTCCAAAACAAATCCAATCAAT caAAGAAAGCTGATATTTTTAACATCCAGGGTACATCCTGGTGAAAGTAATGCATCTTGGGTGATGCAAGGAACTCTTGAAACTCTTCTTGGTGATACAATTTATGCCAAAAGTTTACGTGAtgattatgtatttaaaattgttccAATGCTCAACATTGAAGGTGTCATCAATGGTtg TAACCGGTATGGACTTACAAACGAGGATCTTAATCGTCGTTGGAGTAATCCCAATCGTTTAATTCATCCAGTAATATTCAACACAAAAGGACTCATTGAATATTGTACAAGTGTATTAAATAATCCACcatttatatttgttgattatcATGGAcattcaagaagaaaaaatgtatttttatttggttgtTCAAAATCAGCATCATGGAGTTCAGTTGATAGAGCTAAAAATGATCAACCAGTTCAATATCTA ATGCTGCCGAGACTCATGCAGAAAACATCGGCTGCTTTTTCATTCCCACTGTGTTCCTTCAAGGTCGAAAATCGCAGCCGTGAGTCTACGGCCAGGGTCGCCATATGGCGCCTTGGTGTTGCGAG AAGTTATACAATGGAAAGCAGCTTCTGTGGTTGCGATCAGGGATCATTAGCTGGTTTGCATTTTGATACAATACATCTTAAAAATGTTGGAAGAGATTTGATGCTGGCAATTGGATTGATGAAAGAGTCCAATGATCAATGGACATACGACAA aattcctgtaaatgagaaaattgaaaaagaagaaaattgtttaaatgaagATTTATCATCCAATTGTGATTCTGATGATTCAAGCTGTagtgattaa